The proteins below come from a single Odontesthes bonariensis isolate fOdoBon6 chromosome 18, fOdoBon6.hap1, whole genome shotgun sequence genomic window:
- the LOC142367600 gene encoding major histocompatibility complex class I-related protein 1-like — protein MMGTKKPLRRFIAFLLICQIASPAPHSLTYILTATSGISDFPEFFGSVVFDDVQLGGCNSNKPGLNPSTSWMGKLLEDIPSHQEWLINKCLFNRESLRANIESLKQRFNQSEGVHIFQRMNGCHLDEETGDFNGFSQFGYDGEDLIRFDLKTETWITPKRQAVLTKHDWERDGHRSLFWKIALTEECRDLLKMYLKYTNDALQKTVFPSVSLLQKTPSSPVSCHATGFYPNRALMFWRRDGEEIHEGVDHGEILPNDDGTFQMTVDLQLHSLTPEDWTRFDCVFQFSSFEGNITSRLDKAIVRTNSGSSRIHFAAVIGAVVTLVCVAGLFIKIWSSRR, from the exons ATGATGGGAACTAAGAAGCCGCTGAGGAGGTTTATTGCTTTTCTTCTCATCTGTCAAATTGCATCTCCAG CACCACACTCCCTGACCTATATCCTCACTGCCACATCAGGAATCTCAGACTTTCCAGAGTTTTTTGGTTCTGTAGTATTTGATGATGTCCAATTGGGTGGCTGCAACAGCAACAAACCAGGTCTTAACCCCAGTACAAGTTGGATGGGAAAACTCTTAGAAGATATACCTTCACATCAGGAGTGGTTGATTAACAAGTGTCTTTTCAACCGGGAAAGCTTAAGAGCAAATATTGAAAGTTTGAAGCAGCGCTTTAACCAGTCTGAGG GTGTCCACATTTTTCAGAGGATGAATGGATGTCATTTGGATGAAGAAACTGGAGACTTCAACGGTTTTAGTCAATTTGGCTACGATGGCGAAGACTTAAtaagatttgatttgaaaactgAGACGTGGATTACTCCAAAACGTCAGGCTGTCCTAACCAAACACGACTGGGAAAGAGATGGACATAGAAGTTTGTTTTGGAAGATTGCACTTACAGAAGAATGCAGGGATTTACTAAAGATGTATTTGAAATACACAAATGACGCTCTGCAGAAAACAG TTTTTCCATCAGTGTCTCTCCTCCAGAAGACTCCCTCCTCTCCAGTCAGCTGCCATGCTACAGGTTTCTACCCAAACAGAGCCTTGATGTTCTGgaggagagatggagaggagaTTCATGAGGGTGTGGACCATGGAGAGATCCTCCCAAATGATGATGGGACCTTTCAGATGACTGTTGACCTGCAGCTTCATTCATTGACACCTGAAGACTGGACGAGGTTCGACTGTGTGTTTCAGTTCTCCAGTTTCGAGGGCAACATCACTTCCAGATTGGACAAAGCCATAGTCAGGACTAACTCCG GTTCTTCAAGGATACACTTTGCTGCTGTTATTGGAGCTGTTGTGACGCTCGTCTGTGTAGCTGGATTGTTCATCAAGATATGGAGCAGTCGTA ggTAA
- the LOC142368057 gene encoding major histocompatibility complex class I-related protein 1-like yields the protein MMGTKKPLRRFIAFLLICQIASPAPHSLTYIHTGTSGISDFPEFFASAVFDDVELGSCNSNKPGLNPSTSWIRKLLEDKPSHQECLINECLFNRESFRANIESLKQRFNQSEGVHIFQRMNGCHWDEETGDFSGFSQFGYDGEDLIRFDLKTVTWITPKRQAVLTKHDWERDGHRSLFWKIKITEECRDLLKMYLKYANDALQKTVFPSVSLLQKTPSSPVSCHATGFYPNRALMFWRRDGEEIHEGVDHGEILPNDDGTFQMTVDLQLHSLTPEDWTRFDCVFQFSSFEANITSRLDKAIVRTNSGSSRIHFAAVIGAVVTLVCVAGFVIKIWISHR from the exons ATGATGGGAACTAAGAAGCCGCTGAGGAGGTTTATTGCTTTTCTTCTCATCTGTCAAATTGCATCTCCAG CACCACACTCCCTGACCTATATCCACACTGGCACATCAGGAATCTCAGACTTTCCAGAGTTTTTTGcttctgcagtttttgatgatgtcGAATTGGGTAGCTGCAACAGCAACAAACCAGGTCTTAACCCCAGTACAAGTTGGATAAGAAAACTCTTAGAAGATAAACCTTCACATCAGGAGTGCTTGATTAACGAGTGTCTTTTCAACCGGGAAAGCTTCAGAGCAAATATTGAAAGTTTGAAGCAGCGCTTTAACCAGTCTGAGG GTGTCCACATTTTTCAGAGGATGAATGGATGTCATTGGGATGAAGAAACTGGAGACTTCAGCGGTTTTAGTCAATTTGGCTATGATGGCGAAGACTTAAtaagatttgatttgaaaactgTGACGTGGATTACTCCAAAACGTCAGGCTGTCCTAACCAAACACGACTGGGAAAGAGATGGACATAGAAGTTTGTTTTGGAAGATTAAAATTACAGAAGAATGCAGGGATTTACTAAAGATGTATTTGAAATACGCAAACGATGCTCTGCAGAAAACAG TTTTTCCATCAGTGTCTCTCCTCCAGAAGACTCCCTCCTCTCCAGTCAGCTGCCATGCTACAGGTTTCTACCCAAACAGAGCCTTGATGTTCTGgaggagagatggagaggagaTTCATGAGGGTGTGGACCATGGAGAGATCCTCCCAAATGATGATGGGACCTTTCAGATGACTGTTGACCTGCAGCTTCATTCATTGACACCTGAAGACTGGACGAGGTTCGACTGTGTGTTTCAGTTCTCCAGTTTCGAGGCCAACATCACTTCCAGATTGGACAAAGCCATAGTCAGGACTAACTCCG GTTCTTCAAGGATACACTTTGCTGCTGTTATTGGAGCTGTTGTGACGCTCGTCTGTGTAGCTGGATTTGTCATCAAGATATGGATCAGTCATA ggTAA